The Enteractinococcus fodinae genome has a segment encoding these proteins:
- the ileS gene encoding isoleucine--tRNA ligase has translation MYPLASSHHDWVKTGSTPSTPNLPAIEELILKYWDADGTFQASIDNRPAAVDGDNNEFVFYDGPPFANGLPHYGHLLTSYVKDLVARYQTQQGRRVERRFGWDTHGLPAELEAMKQLGMTDKAEIEQMGIDKFNDACRASVLEYTQEWEEYINRMGRWVDFENDYKTLNPSFMESVIWAFKSLYDRGLTYRGFRVLPYCWNDETPLSNHELRMDDDVYQMRQDPSVTVQFKITGLPANPELIPAGGATQEIADALTGVGVLAWTTTPWTLPTNFSVAAGPEIEYAVVPVVTPETDTFSADKVLLASDRVRAHAKMLGYEDGDAAQAAIEATYTGAQLAGLVYEPLFSYFVDAETYGTENAFRILADDYVTTEDGTGLVHQAPAYGEEDQRVNEAHGIPVVLSVDEGAKFLPLFADETVGGGALKDIAGVQVFEANRTIIRALRAQGSLLGEQSYEHSYPHCWRCRTPLIYRAITSWYVKVTDFKDDMLRHNEDINWIPGNVKHGQFGKWLENARDWSISRNRYWGSPIPVWESDDPNYPRLEVYGSLEEIEAAFGELPRNADGEVDLHRPWIDELVRPNPDDPTGKSMMRRVEDVLDVWFDSGSMPYAQVHYPMKNKDWFDTHNPADFIVEYIGQTRGWFYTMHVLGTALFDRPAFKNVISHGIVLGSDGNKMSKSLQNYPDVNEVLDRDGSDAMRWFLMASPILRGGNLVVTEEGIREAARQAILPAWNVWHFFSLYANSATDGGKRPEGYKAQLRYESTDPLDQYILAATGTMLRDVKSSLDDYNVSGATEAIRRYMETMTNWYIRRSRQRFFAEDTQALDTLYTVLEAFVRAAAPLMPFVAEEIWRGLTGGRSVHMTDYPDADLFPSGDDATQLQETMELVRTIASSASSLRKGANRRVRLPLAELTVVVPEVERFTQAFTDILADELNLKNIKLVDVANTSAEDFGISQQLTVNAREAGPRLGKDVQTVIKASKSDDWKVTDDGTVIAGGIALEPAEYELSTVVEDDPDNPETAVAVIPSGFVILNTAVDETLAAEGAARDVIRAVQSARRDAQLDVSDRIQTVITGPQAVIDAISAHEALISNETLSLQVTFEPTEAPDPRETIADDATKSVDVTVMKANANV, from the coding sequence GTGTACCCTCTGGCAAGTTCCCATCATGATTGGGTCAAAACCGGATCTACGCCATCCACCCCAAATTTGCCCGCCATCGAGGAGCTCATCCTCAAATACTGGGACGCCGACGGTACTTTCCAGGCCTCGATCGACAATCGCCCCGCAGCAGTCGATGGCGACAACAACGAATTCGTGTTCTATGACGGCCCACCGTTTGCCAACGGCCTGCCGCACTATGGCCACCTGCTGACCAGCTACGTCAAGGACCTTGTGGCCCGCTACCAGACCCAGCAGGGACGCAGGGTCGAGCGGCGCTTCGGGTGGGATACTCACGGTCTGCCAGCCGAACTCGAAGCCATGAAACAACTCGGCATGACTGATAAAGCCGAGATCGAGCAGATGGGGATCGATAAATTCAACGACGCCTGCCGTGCTTCCGTGCTGGAATATACCCAGGAATGGGAAGAGTACATCAACCGCATGGGTCGCTGGGTCGATTTCGAAAACGACTATAAAACCCTGAACCCCTCGTTTATGGAATCCGTCATCTGGGCCTTTAAGAGCCTGTACGATCGCGGACTCACCTACCGTGGTTTCCGGGTGCTGCCGTACTGCTGGAATGACGAAACGCCACTGTCCAACCACGAACTGCGCATGGACGATGACGTCTACCAAATGCGCCAAGACCCCTCGGTCACCGTTCAATTCAAGATCACCGGGCTGCCAGCCAATCCTGAGCTGATCCCTGCCGGGGGTGCGACCCAAGAGATCGCAGACGCCCTGACCGGTGTTGGCGTGCTGGCCTGGACGACCACTCCCTGGACGCTGCCAACCAACTTCTCCGTGGCCGCCGGACCGGAGATTGAATACGCCGTGGTCCCCGTGGTGACCCCCGAAACCGACACGTTTAGCGCCGACAAGGTACTGCTGGCCTCGGATCGGGTTCGCGCGCACGCCAAGATGCTCGGCTACGAAGACGGTGACGCCGCCCAGGCCGCGATTGAAGCAACCTACACCGGTGCACAGCTGGCCGGCCTGGTCTATGAGCCGCTGTTTAGCTACTTCGTTGACGCCGAAACCTACGGCACCGAAAACGCGTTCCGCATCCTGGCTGATGACTACGTGACCACCGAAGACGGTACCGGCCTGGTCCACCAGGCGCCCGCTTACGGTGAAGAAGACCAACGCGTCAACGAAGCCCACGGCATCCCCGTTGTCCTCTCGGTCGATGAAGGCGCCAAGTTCCTGCCGCTGTTCGCCGACGAAACCGTTGGTGGCGGAGCGCTCAAAGACATCGCCGGCGTGCAAGTTTTTGAAGCCAACCGCACCATCATCCGGGCCCTGCGCGCCCAAGGCTCGCTGCTGGGCGAACAATCCTACGAGCACTCCTACCCACACTGCTGGCGCTGCCGCACCCCACTGATCTACCGGGCCATCACCTCGTGGTACGTCAAAGTCACCGACTTCAAAGACGACATGCTGCGCCACAACGAAGACATCAACTGGATCCCCGGCAACGTCAAACACGGCCAGTTCGGCAAGTGGCTGGAAAACGCTCGCGACTGGTCCATCTCACGCAACCGGTACTGGGGTTCACCGATCCCCGTGTGGGAATCCGATGACCCAAACTATCCGCGCCTCGAGGTCTACGGCTCGCTGGAAGAAATCGAAGCAGCCTTCGGTGAGCTACCACGTAATGCCGATGGCGAGGTCGACCTGCACCGGCCCTGGATCGACGAACTGGTCCGCCCCAACCCGGATGACCCCACCGGCAAATCCATGATGCGCCGCGTCGAAGACGTCCTGGATGTGTGGTTCGACTCCGGGTCAATGCCATACGCCCAAGTCCACTACCCAATGAAGAATAAGGACTGGTTCGACACCCACAACCCGGCCGACTTCATTGTCGAATACATCGGCCAGACCCGCGGCTGGTTCTACACGATGCACGTATTAGGCACCGCACTGTTTGACCGCCCGGCCTTCAAAAACGTCATCTCCCACGGGATTGTGCTGGGTTCCGACGGCAATAAGATGTCCAAATCGTTGCAGAACTACCCGGACGTCAACGAAGTGCTTGACCGGGACGGATCCGACGCGATGCGTTGGTTCCTGATGGCCTCACCCATCCTGCGCGGTGGCAACCTCGTCGTCACCGAAGAAGGCATCCGCGAAGCGGCCCGCCAAGCGATCCTGCCGGCTTGGAACGTGTGGCACTTCTTCAGCCTCTACGCCAATTCAGCAACCGACGGTGGCAAACGCCCCGAAGGCTATAAAGCCCAGTTGCGATATGAGTCCACCGATCCATTAGACCAGTACATCCTGGCAGCCACCGGCACCATGTTGCGCGACGTCAAAAGCTCGCTGGATGATTACAACGTCTCCGGTGCCACCGAAGCTATCCGCCGGTACATGGAGACCATGACCAACTGGTACATCCGGCGTTCCCGTCAGCGGTTCTTCGCCGAAGACACCCAGGCGCTGGACACCCTCTACACCGTGCTGGAAGCCTTCGTTCGGGCCGCAGCCCCGCTGATGCCGTTCGTAGCCGAAGAAATCTGGCGCGGTCTGACCGGCGGACGGTCGGTGCACATGACGGATTACCCGGACGCGGACCTGTTCCCCTCCGGTGACGACGCCACCCAGTTGCAAGAAACCATGGAACTGGTGCGGACCATCGCCTCATCCGCGTCATCGCTGCGCAAGGGCGCCAACCGTCGCGTCCGGTTGCCACTAGCAGAACTGACCGTGGTCGTACCCGAGGTCGAACGCTTCACCCAAGCCTTCACCGATATCCTGGCGGACGAACTGAACTTGAAAAACATCAAGCTCGTAGATGTCGCCAACACTTCGGCCGAAGACTTCGGCATCTCCCAACAGTTGACCGTCAACGCTCGCGAGGCCGGCCCACGCCTGGGTAAAGATGTCCAAACGGTCATTAAGGCCTCGAAGTCCGATGACTGGAAGGTGACCGATGACGGCACCGTGATCGCCGGTGGGATCGCCTTGGAGCCCGCCGAGTACGAGCTGTCCACCGTGGTCGAAGACGACCCAGACAACCCGGAAACTGCTGTCGCGGTCATCCCGTCGGGATTCGTGATCCTCAATACGGCCGTGGATGAAACCCTGGCCGCCGAGGGTGCCGCACGTGACGTCATACGCGCGGTACAGTCGGCGCGTCGCGACGCGCAACTGGACGTCTCCGACCGAATCCAGACCGTCATCACCGGACCACAAGCCGTTATCGATGCCATCAGTGCCCACGAAGCCCTGATCAGCAACGAGACCTTATCCCTGCAGGTGACATTTGAACCCACCGAGGCCCCTGATCCGCGCGAGACGATCGCCGATGACGCGACCAAGTCCGTAGACGTAACCGTCATGAAAGCTAACGCGAATGTTTGA
- a CDS encoding bifunctional folylpolyglutamate synthase/dihydrofolate synthase, with protein MFDTAQQVYEHLLSRAPENKMEPRMQPMRDIMSLLGEPQTSAPVIHLTGTNGKTTTARIIEQVLIAHGLRTGRYTSPHLTKVTERISIDGQPVDDDTFVRIFNEIAPLLEIVDAQLEAEGEQKLTYFETVTALGFAIFADAPVDVMVLEVGLGGITDATNVADAQVSVVTPIAVDHAELLGDTPGEIAVEKAGIIKDHGYLISAAQDPEAAQVLLEAARAKHANFKFENIEFGVTHRSVAVGGQQVSIQGLAADYNNMFLPLHGAHQVQNLAVAIAALEAFMGGGDQPLNQDILQDGLAQVTSPGRLELLRTNPSLVVDAAHNPHGIEATASTIRETFNFSALGLVVGILDDKDALGVLNALFDHFGDDVEHLAITKSNSPRAISPEDLTEIALDAGWDEDHIFTTDSVVDAIGWAVRGVREQDSQIQDAGRTLMAGTGGAGVLVTGSITLVGQVRDLLGTDATATDATVEIDDHDDLSAFFADEDQEDDDES; from the coding sequence ATGTTTGATACCGCCCAACAGGTCTATGAACACCTGTTATCGCGGGCTCCCGAAAATAAAATGGAGCCCAGAATGCAGCCCATGCGCGACATCATGTCCTTGCTGGGCGAGCCCCAAACCAGTGCTCCGGTCATTCATCTGACCGGCACCAACGGCAAAACCACCACGGCACGCATCATCGAACAGGTGTTGATCGCTCACGGGCTGCGCACCGGACGCTATACGTCGCCGCACCTGACCAAGGTCACCGAACGCATCAGCATTGATGGCCAACCGGTCGACGATGACACGTTCGTGCGGATCTTCAATGAGATCGCCCCGCTGCTAGAGATCGTCGATGCGCAACTTGAAGCCGAAGGCGAGCAGAAACTCACCTACTTTGAGACCGTGACCGCACTGGGCTTTGCTATCTTTGCCGACGCTCCGGTGGATGTCATGGTTTTGGAAGTCGGGCTGGGTGGGATCACGGATGCCACCAACGTCGCTGACGCCCAGGTCTCGGTGGTCACCCCGATTGCGGTGGACCACGCCGAGCTGCTCGGCGATACCCCCGGTGAAATCGCGGTCGAAAAAGCCGGAATTATTAAAGACCACGGGTATCTGATCTCAGCTGCCCAAGATCCTGAAGCCGCTCAGGTGTTACTTGAGGCTGCTCGCGCCAAGCACGCCAACTTCAAGTTTGAAAACATCGAGTTCGGCGTCACCCACCGCAGTGTTGCCGTTGGTGGCCAGCAGGTCTCGATTCAAGGCCTGGCCGCAGACTACAACAACATGTTTCTGCCGCTGCACGGCGCCCACCAGGTCCAGAATCTCGCGGTGGCCATCGCCGCGCTCGAGGCCTTCATGGGTGGCGGTGACCAACCGTTGAACCAGGACATCCTGCAAGACGGGCTGGCCCAAGTGACCAGCCCGGGTCGACTGGAATTGTTGCGTACCAACCCTTCATTGGTCGTGGACGCCGCGCACAACCCACACGGCATCGAGGCCACCGCTTCAACCATCCGAGAAACCTTCAACTTCTCAGCCCTTGGTTTGGTCGTGGGGATCCTCGATGACAAAGACGCCCTCGGTGTGCTCAACGCGCTGTTCGACCACTTCGGAGACGACGTTGAACACTTGGCCATCACCAAATCCAACTCACCGCGCGCCATCAGCCCCGAAGACCTGACCGAAATCGCACTGGACGCCGGCTGGGATGAAGACCATATCTTCACCACCGATTCGGTCGTGGATGCGATCGGCTGGGCCGTCCGGGGAGTCCGAGAACAAGACTCCCAGATTCAAGACGCCGGTCGCACCCTGATGGCTGGTACCGGGGGAGCCGGGGTCCTGGTGACCGGCTCGATTACCCTGGTTGGCCAGGTCCGCGACCTGCTGGGCACCGATGCCACCGCCACCGATGCCACGGTAGAAATCGACGACCACGACGACTTGAGTGCTTTCTTCGCCGACGAGGACCAGGAGGATGACGATGAGTCCTGA
- a CDS encoding DUF4233 domain-containing protein produces MSPEQADNTNRESWRPERETKAQREWQPGQPKKERSVMVLFTSTVLLGEAFVIAFFGLMLYGLNQDEGGLWMLIGALVFALITGAAARFVTKPAGLVFGWIIQAVLIASGFLEPFGFLVGIAFAAAWWYAVVKGKQIDREKQQRAAEEKAWRREHGVEATDD; encoded by the coding sequence ATGAGTCCTGAACAAGCCGACAACACCAATCGGGAATCCTGGCGCCCGGAACGCGAAACCAAAGCACAACGCGAATGGCAGCCCGGTCAACCCAAAAAAGAACGCTCCGTGATGGTGTTGTTCACCTCGACCGTGCTGTTGGGCGAAGCATTTGTTATCGCCTTTTTTGGCCTGATGCTCTACGGTCTGAACCAAGACGAGGGCGGCCTATGGATGCTCATCGGGGCGCTCGTGTTCGCGCTCATCACCGGAGCCGCCGCACGCTTCGTCACCAAACCCGCCGGCCTCGTCTTCGGCTGGATTATCCAAGCGGTCCTAATCGCTTCGGGCTTTTTAGAGCCCTTTGGATTCCTCGTGGGCATCGCCTTCGCCGCTGCCTGGTGGTACGCGGTGGTCAAAGGCAAACAAATCGATCGCGAGAAGCAACAACGGGCTGCTGAAGAGAAAGCCTGGCGGCGTGAACACGGTGTGGAAGCAACCGACGATTAG
- the ndk gene encoding nucleoside-diphosphate kinase, with protein sequence MSQPERTLVLVKPDGVERGLTGEILARIERKGYTIVELLMLNATHQMLAEHYEEHEGKEFFEPLVNFMASGPLVAAVIEGERVIEGIRALAGISDPTLAEPGTIRGDYGRDWGEGVQKNLIHASDSTLSAEREIEIWFG encoded by the coding sequence ATGAGCCAGCCTGAACGCACACTTGTACTCGTGAAGCCTGATGGCGTGGAACGTGGACTGACCGGTGAAATTCTGGCGCGCATCGAGCGCAAAGGTTACACCATTGTCGAGCTGCTCATGCTCAACGCTACCCACCAGATGCTTGCCGAGCACTACGAAGAACACGAAGGCAAAGAGTTCTTTGAACCCCTCGTGAATTTCATGGCTTCTGGACCGCTCGTCGCTGCCGTGATCGAAGGCGAACGTGTCATCGAAGGGATTCGCGCGCTGGCCGGCATCTCAGACCCGACGCTTGCTGAACCCGGCACCATTCGCGGAGATTACGGTCGCGACTGGGGCGAAGGCGTGCAGAAAAACCTCATTCACGCATCGGATTCGACCCTGTCTGCCGAACGGGAGATTGAGATCTGGTTCGGCTAA
- a CDS encoding NUDIX hydrolase has product MDANKFNAMPRPELTHPYVQLRQAASVIMLREAANTLEVYVQHRATTMDFAAGAVVFPGGRTDPEDAEYDFGEAVRPILSNHAKGWQKTSLGSTNSQEAVTNASMMLRTGLREVEEETGLGLEPQILRPWANLITPVGLPKRFDTFFYIATPDDDLVPENITTEATSAEWLTIESILRDADAKRIALMSPTRFLLSGILEYGSIEGLLQHDPVVEPIRGL; this is encoded by the coding sequence GTGGACGCGAACAAATTCAATGCCATGCCCCGACCAGAACTCACGCACCCCTATGTGCAGCTTCGGCAAGCTGCCTCGGTGATCATGCTGCGTGAGGCTGCCAACACGCTCGAGGTCTATGTGCAGCACCGGGCAACCACCATGGATTTTGCCGCCGGCGCGGTCGTGTTCCCAGGGGGTCGTACGGATCCTGAGGACGCCGAGTATGATTTCGGTGAAGCAGTTCGCCCCATCCTTTCGAACCATGCCAAGGGCTGGCAGAAAACCTCCCTGGGTTCGACAAACTCACAGGAGGCCGTGACCAACGCGTCGATGATGTTACGCACTGGCCTGCGCGAGGTTGAGGAAGAAACCGGCCTCGGGCTGGAACCGCAGATTCTGCGCCCGTGGGCCAACCTCATTACCCCGGTCGGTCTTCCGAAACGCTTTGATACCTTCTTTTATATCGCGACTCCAGACGACGACCTCGTGCCTGAGAACATCACCACCGAGGCCACATCAGCTGAATGGCTGACCATCGAATCGATCCTTCGGGACGCTGATGCAAAACGTATCGCGTTGATGAGCCCGACCCGGTTCTTACTGTCTGGCATCCTGGAATATGGCTCAATAGAAGGGCTGTTGCAACACGACCCGGTGGTTGAACCCATTCGAGGATTGTGA
- a CDS encoding vitamin K epoxide reductase family protein has product MNTAVLNPNDAEAQPWYATSFGTAMVLIIAGLIGLGATLVLTYERIQLWMDPDYLTSCDFSVWVSCGTVMQSWQAALFGFPNQFIGIIGFAVVITIGMAIVGGARFANWWWHATSIGLGLAMVFCLWLWIQAVYVINTLCLYCMVIWAVTIPAAVLIFARNVARDLIKVTPRTKMIITTAVWPAIILLYVVIAASIMLRFGEAMF; this is encoded by the coding sequence GTGAATACCGCAGTACTAAACCCCAATGACGCCGAAGCGCAGCCCTGGTACGCCACCAGTTTTGGCACGGCCATGGTCTTGATTATTGCAGGCCTCATCGGCCTGGGCGCCACCCTGGTGTTGACCTATGAACGCATCCAATTATGGATGGATCCGGACTATCTGACCTCGTGCGATTTTAGTGTCTGGGTCTCGTGTGGGACGGTCATGCAGTCGTGGCAAGCTGCATTATTTGGCTTTCCCAACCAGTTCATCGGCATTATCGGGTTCGCTGTGGTCATCACCATTGGTATGGCCATCGTCGGCGGGGCACGGTTTGCGAATTGGTGGTGGCATGCGACCTCAATTGGCTTGGGTCTGGCCATGGTGTTCTGTTTGTGGCTGTGGATCCAAGCCGTGTATGTCATTAATACGTTATGTCTGTACTGCATGGTGATCTGGGCGGTCACGATCCCCGCCGCCGTCCTTATTTTTGCGCGAAACGTCGCCCGTGACTTGATCAAAGTCACACCACGCACGAAGATGATAATAACAACGGCCGTCTGGCCCGCGATCATCCTGCTCTACGTGGTGATCGCTGCATCGATCATGCTGCGCTTTGGCGAAGCAATGTTTTAG
- a CDS encoding Rne/Rng family ribonuclease, producing the protein MPAADNTQPQMNTAQHSVTAGTPMPDDPTALLFQAPDYSQVPVRRRQPEPDDEPEENNRGQKNRPRKKQQQQQSDRRDRNNDDNDDRKDRQDKNGKHRNGHDDRDDNADEDSDSRNQRRSRGKRNDDQKQQSTDDEQPVSHRRRRRRRGNVDLEMDGGGDGDPEDTVTRVRAPRQASTSGSDEVTSLRGSTRLEAKRQRRRSNRRGGRQRSTIISEAEFLARRESVERKMLVRQRESQIQIAVLEDGIFAEHFVSNTQQDSLIGNVYLGKVQNVLPSMEAAFVDIGRGRNAVLYAGEVNWDTAQLDGKAKKIENALKSGDSVLVQVTKDPVGHKGARLTAQISLPGRYLVYVPNGSMTGISRKLPDTERNRLKAILKEHLPDKTGVIVRTAAEGISEEELLNDINRLRNQWEEIEKHSKSNKVLAPELLHSEPDLTIKVVRDVFNEDFTKMLVEGEEVWDKIQAYVTYVAPDLVDRLEQWDPKAFNGADLFGHYRIDEQLHKALDRKVNLPSGGSLVFDRTEAMTVVDVNTGKFTGSGGNLEETVTKNNLEAAEEIVRQLRLRDIGGIIVIDFIDMVLESNRDLVVRRLVECLGRDRSRHQVAEVTSLGLVQMTRKRMGTGLVEVFSHTCEHCAGRGIIVHDEPIERGKPYETAAQRRRGGEAGTRRSRRRQANDQHQEQDTSSDQQPDEKAEKTRSAMASIAAATLDDNEGQDDAEQQQTDHQKQSSNQKQSGHKNGTSRRRRRSDRGRGDATEDTQQESKAEQPEQAESGDKGERQSRSGRKRRRAVAPQQHSAPAQEQTPAAETKAEQQPAVEAKVKAEQPAAAQPAEEKAAPKRRRAASSPTGATHIRQASGQTAQQGKTFAASVDDQAPAQEKPVKSSAILGVGVSAEEISSPGTPRE; encoded by the coding sequence ATGCCAGCTGCCGATAACACACAACCACAAATGAATACTGCGCAACATTCGGTCACTGCCGGCACTCCGATGCCGGATGACCCGACCGCCTTACTGTTCCAGGCCCCGGACTACTCACAGGTTCCGGTTCGTCGGCGCCAACCCGAACCCGACGATGAGCCCGAGGAAAATAATCGCGGCCAAAAGAACCGACCGCGCAAAAAACAACAGCAACAACAATCCGACCGCCGTGATCGCAACAACGACGACAACGATGACCGGAAAGATCGTCAGGACAAAAACGGCAAACATCGTAACGGGCATGACGACCGGGACGATAACGCTGATGAAGATTCCGACTCGAGAAACCAGCGACGCTCCCGCGGTAAACGTAACGACGACCAAAAGCAGCAATCAACGGACGACGAGCAACCCGTCTCACATCGTCGACGTCGACGCCGGCGCGGCAACGTTGACCTAGAAATGGATGGCGGCGGCGACGGGGACCCCGAAGATACCGTCACCCGCGTCCGTGCCCCCCGCCAAGCATCGACCTCCGGTTCAGACGAAGTCACCTCCTTGCGCGGCTCGACACGTTTAGAAGCCAAACGCCAACGACGTCGTTCGAATCGACGGGGTGGACGGCAGCGCAGCACAATCATCTCGGAAGCCGAGTTTTTGGCCCGCCGAGAATCGGTCGAACGCAAGATGTTGGTTCGCCAGCGCGAGAGCCAAATCCAAATCGCCGTGTTGGAAGATGGCATCTTCGCCGAACACTTTGTGTCCAACACCCAACAAGACTCCCTAATCGGCAACGTGTACTTGGGCAAAGTCCAAAACGTGTTGCCATCCATGGAAGCCGCATTCGTTGACATCGGTCGCGGTCGCAACGCCGTGCTCTACGCCGGTGAAGTCAACTGGGATACCGCCCAGCTCGACGGCAAAGCCAAAAAGATTGAAAACGCCCTGAAATCCGGCGACTCCGTGCTGGTCCAGGTCACCAAAGACCCAGTGGGCCACAAAGGGGCCCGTCTGACGGCACAGATCTCGCTGCCCGGGCGCTACCTGGTCTATGTCCCCAATGGTTCGATGACCGGTATCTCCCGCAAGCTGCCAGATACCGAACGCAATCGACTCAAAGCCATTCTCAAAGAGCACCTCCCGGATAAAACGGGCGTCATCGTGCGTACCGCAGCCGAGGGGATTTCCGAAGAAGAACTCCTCAATGACATCAACCGGTTGCGCAACCAGTGGGAAGAGATCGAAAAACACTCCAAGTCCAATAAGGTCTTGGCGCCAGAGCTCTTGCACTCTGAGCCCGATCTGACCATCAAGGTCGTTCGGGACGTCTTCAACGAAGACTTCACCAAAATGCTGGTCGAAGGTGAAGAAGTCTGGGACAAGATCCAGGCCTACGTCACCTATGTCGCCCCAGATCTTGTCGATCGCTTAGAGCAATGGGATCCGAAAGCCTTCAACGGGGCGGACCTGTTTGGCCACTACCGGATAGATGAGCAACTCCATAAGGCACTGGACCGGAAGGTCAATTTGCCATCGGGTGGTTCATTAGTCTTTGACCGCACCGAAGCGATGACCGTCGTTGACGTCAACACCGGGAAATTCACCGGTTCCGGGGGCAACCTCGAAGAGACTGTGACCAAGAACAACTTGGAGGCCGCCGAAGAGATCGTTCGTCAGCTTCGGCTGCGCGACATTGGGGGCATCATCGTCATCGACTTCATTGACATGGTCTTAGAGTCCAACCGCGACCTCGTTGTTCGTCGGTTGGTCGAATGCCTTGGCCGAGACCGCTCCCGCCACCAGGTCGCCGAAGTGACCTCGCTGGGCTTGGTCCAAATGACGCGCAAACGCATGGGAACCGGTTTGGTCGAAGTGTTTTCCCACACCTGTGAGCACTGTGCAGGGCGCGGCATCATTGTCCATGACGAGCCCATCGAACGTGGCAAACCTTATGAGACTGCAGCGCAGCGCCGCCGTGGCGGCGAGGCCGGGACTCGTCGCAGCCGGCGTCGGCAAGCCAATGACCAGCACCAAGAGCAGGACACCTCCTCGGACCAGCAGCCAGACGAAAAGGCTGAAAAAACCCGTAGTGCGATGGCTTCGATCGCCGCTGCCACACTGGACGACAATGAGGGCCAGGACGATGCTGAGCAGCAGCAAACTGATCACCAAAAGCAGTCGAGCAATCAGAAGCAGTCCGGGCACAAGAACGGGACCTCGCGTCGTCGTCGCAGAAGTGACCGCGGACGTGGTGACGCCACAGAAGATACCCAGCAAGAGTCCAAGGCGGAACAACCAGAGCAGGCCGAATCTGGCGATAAAGGTGAGCGTCAGTCACGGTCGGGCCGGAAACGTCGCCGCGCTGTAGCGCCGCAACAACACAGCGCACCTGCTCAGGAGCAGACACCAGCTGCTGAAACCAAGGCGGAGCAGCAACCTGCGGTTGAAGCCAAGGTCAAAGCTGAGCAGCCTGCTGCGGCGCAACCCGCGGAAGAGAAGGCTGCACCGAAACGTCGGCGCGCAGCCAGCTCACCGACCGGTGCAACGCATATCCGGCAGGCTTCTGGTCAGACAGCACAACAAGGCAAGACTTTTGCCGCCAGTGTTGACGATCAGGCACCCGCCCAAGAAAAGCCGGTGAAGTCGTCGGCCATTCTGGGGGTTGGGGTTTCTGCTGAAGAGATCTCCTCACCTGGAACCCCGCGGGAATGA
- the rplU gene encoding 50S ribosomal protein L21: protein MAYAIVRAGGRQEKVSEGDLVVLDRQAADVGSSIELPALMLVDGDKITSDKKDLENVKVSAEVLEHTRGKKIVIQKYKNKTGYKKRQGHRQDQTRVKITEIK, encoded by the coding sequence ATGGCATACGCGATAGTACGCGCTGGCGGACGCCAGGAAAAAGTCTCTGAAGGAGACTTGGTAGTCCTCGATCGCCAAGCAGCAGACGTCGGAAGCTCCATTGAGCTGCCAGCCCTGATGCTGGTTGACGGCGACAAGATTACCTCAGATAAAAAAGATCTGGAAAACGTCAAAGTTTCCGCTGAGGTGCTCGAGCACACCCGTGGCAAGAAAATTGTCATCCAGAAGTACAAGAACAAGACCGGTTACAAGAAACGCCAGGGTCACCGTCAGGACCAGACCCGCGTGAAGATCACCGAAATCAAGTAA
- the rpmA gene encoding 50S ribosomal protein L27, producing the protein MATKKGASSTRNGRDSNPKFLGVKRFGGQVVNAGEILVRQRGTKFHPGRNVGVGKDHTLFALQNGAVEFGNRRGRKVVDIVPTEA; encoded by the coding sequence ATGGCAACAAAAAAAGGTGCTAGTTCCACACGTAACGGTCGTGACTCTAACCCCAAGTTTCTTGGTGTGAAACGTTTTGGCGGCCAGGTCGTTAACGCCGGTGAAATCTTGGTCCGCCAGCGCGGCACCAAATTCCACCCGGGTCGTAACGTCGGTGTTGGCAAAGACCACACCCTGTTCGCACTTCAGAACGGTGCTGTTGAATTCGGCAACCGTCGCGGACGCAAAGTTGTGGATATCGTCCCAACTGAAGCCTAA